A window of Microbispora hainanensis genomic DNA:
CCGGTCGCGCCGCAGCCGTTCGAAGGCGGCGAACGCCCCCGCGAGGTCCGGCACGTCGCGCAGGCACTTGCCGAGCACCACGGCGTCCTCGATGGCCATCGACGCGCCCTGCCCGGAGGACGGCGAGGTGGCGTGGGCGGCGTCCCCGACGAGGATCATGCGCTCGCCGGACCACTTCGGCACCCTCGGGAAGTCATAGGTGCTCCAGCCGGGCAGGATGTGCGGGGTCGCCGCGATGATCTCCCGCATCGGCCCGGTGTCGCCCTCGAACAGGTCCATGAGCCGTGCCCGCCACCGCTCGGGCGTGATCGCCGCGAGCTCCTCGGGGGTCATCTCCCTGCGGCTCGGCGGGTTGGCGAACCACCACACGTCCCCCTCCGGATGGATCAAGTATCCGAAGAAGCACCGCCTGCCGAAGATGAAGTTGCAGACTCCCGGCCTGCCCGGCACCCGCACCCCCTTCGCATAACCACCGGTGTTCAGCAGCCCGACATAACGCGCGCGGGGCGCGTTGGGGTCGATCAGGGTGCGGGTGCGCGAGCGCAGCCCGTCGGCCCCCACCAGCAGGTCGCCCTCCGCCCCGGTGCCGTCCGCGAAGACCGCCCGCACGCCGTCCGGGGTGGCCGAGGCGTCGGCGAGCCGCTTGCCGTAGTGGATCCGCACGCCCCGCCGTACGGCTTCGTCGCGCAGCGCCTGGTAGAGGTCGGCGCGCCGGAGCGTGCGGCTCGGCTGGCTCGTGGTCGCCAGCAGCCTGCCGCGCGCGTTGCGGATCTCCATGACCGGCGTGTCCATGCCGAGGTCGCTGACGAGGTCGCGGAGATCGAGCAGGCGCAGGGCCTCCAGGCCGTTCACCGCGAGCGTGAGGAAGGCGCCGACGCCCTCGGCTCCCCGGTCATAGGCCTCGAAGACCTCGCTGTCGATTCCGGCGCGTTGCAGCGCCATGGCCGTGACGGGACCCGCGATCCCGCCGCCGATGATCAGTGCTCTCTTGGTCATGAGATGACTATACATATTATGACTATTCGGCGACAAGGCCCCTATGATGGGGCGCATGTCGACGCGGCGCTCCCCTCTGGCCACGGCCGTGCTCGCCCTGGTCTGCGAGTCGCCGATGCACGCCTATCGGATGCAGCAGCTGATCAAGGAACGGCACCAGGACGACGTGGTCAACGTCGCGCAGCGCAACAGCGTCTACCAGACGATCGAGCGCCTGCTCCGCGACGGGCTGCTGGCGATCCGCGAGACCACCCGCGAGGAGAACCGGCCGGAGCGCACGGTCTACGAGGCCACCGAGACGGGCCGCGAGACGCTCAAGCAGTGGATGCGGACCATGCTGTCCACCCCGGCCAGGGAGTTCCCCGAGTTTCCCGCCGCGCTCGCCTTCCTGCCCGTGCTGACGCCGGAGGAGGCGCTGGCGGCGCTGCGGCAACGCATCACCGCGCTGGAGGCCCGGCTGTCCGCGCTCGACACCGAGATGACCGACAACCTGCCCTCCGTGCCCCGCCTCTTCCTCGTGGAGACCGAGTTTCAGCGGGCCCAGATCGCCACGGAGCTGGAGTTCGTACGCGGCCTCGCCGCCGACCTGAGCGAGGGCCGCCTCACCTGGGACTTCAAGATCTAGGGCGTGCCGGGCTGGCCTGGAGTCCACTCCAGGCACCTAGGGTGGAGGCCATGGAATACGGACACCTTGGCCGCACCGGCCTGCTGGTCAGCAAGCTCTGCCTGGGGACGATGAACTTCGGTCCGCTGACCACGGAGGAGGACTCCTTCGCGATCATGGATCGCGCCCACGAGCTCGGGATCAACTTCTTCGACACGGCCAACGTCTATGGCTGGAAGAAGGGCGAGGGGATCACCGAGAACATCATCGGCCGCTGGTTCGCCAAGGGCGGCGGCCGTCGTGAGCGTACGGTCATCGCCACCAAGCTCTACGGCTCGATGGGCGACTGGCCGAACGAGGAGAAGCTGTCCGCGCTGAACATCCGTCGGGCGGCGGAGGCCTCGCTGCGCCGGATGCAGACCGACTACATCGATGTCTACCAGGCCCACCACATCGACCGGGACACCCCGTTCGAGGAGTTCTGGGAGGCCATGGACATCCTCAAGCAGCAGGGCAAGATCCTGTACGTCGGCTCGTCGAACTTCGCCGGCTGGCACATCGCCAAGGCCCAGGAGGCGGCCCGCCGCCGCAACACCCTCGGCCTGGTCAGCGAGCAGTCCCACTACAACCTGCTCGTCCGCGCGCCCGAGCTCGAGGTCATCCCGGCCTGCGAGGACTACGGCCTCGGCCTGATCCCGTGGAGCCCGCTGGCGGGCGGCCTGCTCGGCGGCATCCTGCGCAAGATCGACAAGGGCCGCTCGGCATCCGACCAGATCGCGGCCCAGCTCGACAAGCACCGCGGCAAGATCGAGCAGTACGAGGCGTTCTGCGACGAGCTCGGCGAGGACCCGGCCAACGTCGGGCTGGCGTGGCTGCTGCACCAGCGGGCGGTCACCGCGCCGATCATCGGCCCCCGCACGGTCGAGCAGCTCGACGGCACGGTCCGGGCGCTGGAGATCAAGCTGGACGACAAGGCGCTCGCCCGGCTCGACGAGATCTTCCCCGGCTTCAAGACCGCCCCGGAGGAGTACGCCTGGTAGCCCAGGCACCGGTGATCGCAGATCAGGCGCTGTTGAGCAGCGCGCCGACGATCACGATGAACACGAGCAGCGCGAGCACCGTGGGCAGCAACCAGCGACGAGGACGATCCACGCCATGGAGCCTAGTCGCGGACGGCCAATGGGTACGCCTCGACCTGCTCATACCGCACAGTCGCGCCGGTGTGGCTGCGTACGAGGTGCACCGACGACACCTCCCAGCGCCGCCCGCCGAAGGCGCCCAGGGCGCCGACCAGGGGGCGCAGGTCGTCGCCGTGGCGTGACCGGGTCCGGGAACGGGCCAGGGTGAGGTGGGGATGGAACCGCTTGCGGTCCGTCTCCGCCGCCCCGGCCCGCCGGGCGCCGGCCGCGACCGACCCGGCGAGCCTGGTCAGCGCCGGCCCGGCCTCCAGGCCGACCCAGAAGATGCGTCCCCGGGAGGCCGAGGGGAAGGCCCCTGCGCCGCCGAACGACACCGTCTCGGGGGAATAGCGGGCGGCCGCGCGGGCCAGCCGCGCGCTCAGCTCGGGCAGCACCTCGTCGGGCACCTCGCCCAAGAAGGCCATGGTCACGTGCCACAGCGCGGGATCGACCCAGCGCAGCTCCGACCACTCGGCACGTACGGTCTCGACCGCCGTGGAGAGCTCCGCCAGCGCCTCAGGCGGCGGCAGCAGCGCCACGAACAATCTGCTCACGTGCCGATTCTTCCCTGCGCGCCACGCGAGCCGCGACCATCCGGGTCACCAGTACGGCCAGGCAGACGCCGCACATGCTCAGCAGGCCGGCGGCCACGACCGAGGCCCGGGGACCGGCCAGTTCGGAGAGCCAGCCCACCAGCGGCGCCCCGATCGGCGCTCCCCCGGTGAAGACCAGCACGTAGATGCCCATGACCCGGCCGCGCATCTCGGGGGAGGCGCCGAGCTGCACCATCGTGTTCGCGGTCGTGTTGACCGTGATCATCGCCATGCCCGCGGGGACGAGCATCAGCAGGAACGCCGCGTACACGGGGGCGAGCCCGGCGACGACCTGGAACAGCCCGAAGCACAGCGCCCCGGCGATCAGGAACCTGCGGCTCGGCTTGACCCGGCGCGCGGCCAGCAGCGCCCCGCCGAACGCCCCGACGGCGAACGCGCTGGACGCCACGCCGAACGAGGACGCGCCCGCGCCGAACGCCTGCTTGGCCATCAGCGCGATGCTGGTCGAGAAGCTCTGGGCGAAGATCGCCATGAACGCCACGAGCAGCAGCGGCAGCAGCAGGTCGGGCCGGCCGCCGACGTAGCGCAGGCCCTCGCGCAACTGGCCCTTGCCGCGCGGCACGGGCTCCGGCGAGCGCAGCTCGGACGTCCGCATGAGCGCGAGCCCCGAGATGACCGCGGCGAACGACACGGCGTTCAGCACGAAGATCGGGCCGGTGCCCATCCAGGAGATCAGCAGACCTGCCACCGCCGGGCCGACGACCCGGGCGAGGTTGAAGGTCGAGCTGTTCAGCGCGATGGCGTTCGGCAGGTCGCGCCGGCCCACCATCTCGACCACGAACGACTGCCGTGTGGGCACCTCGACACAGGACACCAGGCCGAGCGTGAACGCCATGGCGTACACGTGCCAGACCTGGGCGGTGCCCGTGATGACCAGCACGCCCATGGTGAGCGCCAGCAGGCCCATGAGCGTCTGGGCCACGATGAGGATCCGGCGCTTGGGGTAGCGGTCCGCGATCACCCCGCCGAACATGCCGAACAGCATCGTCGGCAGGAACTGCAGCGCCACGGTGACGCCGAGCGCCGAGCCGCGGCCGTGCGCGAGGTCGAGGACCAGCCAGTCCTGGGCGGTTCGCTGCATCCAGGTGCCGACGTTGGAGATCACGCCGCCGGAGGCGAACAGGCGGTAGTTGTAGGTCCGCAGGGAGCGGAACATGCCGCCTACATCGTGGACAGCTTCTCCAGGATCGGCGCCGCCGCTCGCAGCGTCGCCCTCTCCTCCGGAGTCAGGTCCTTGAGCCGCTGCGCCAGCCAGGCTTCCTTGGTGCGGCGTTCCTCCTTCAGCAGCGCCGCTCCCTGCGGCGTCACGCTGACCGTCACCTGCCGGCGATCGGTCGGATGAGGTTTGCGCTCCAGCAGACCCCTGGCCTCCAGCTTCGCGATCACGCGGGTCACCGAGGGCGGCTGCACCTTCTCGTGCTCCGCGAGCTCGCCGGGGGTCATTGAGGTGTGGCGCTCGACGGCGACGAGCGTCGCGAGCTGTGTAGGCGTCAGTGAGTGGTGCGCGGCCTGCTTGCGCATCCGTCGCGTCAGCCGGGCGAGGGACACGCGCAGGGCCGACGCGAGAGCGGCGTCGCTGCGCAAGTTCTGGGCGTTCGTTAGCATGACTCATTACCTTTGCTAACTATATGACGCATATCCGTATTCCTCCAACTCGTCCGACTATCCAGGCAAATTTTGTGACGCTGCACGCCGATCGCGACACACCGTACCGGCGCGGTCCGGGTCGGCGACCTCCGTCGCCTCGCACCACGATCCGGAGCCGCGCACCCGATCACGAGCCGCGCACGATCGGGAGCCGTGCGCACCGTGGGGCGGTGGTCATCTGCCCGTGAACGACCGAGGCCCGGCCCCCGCATGGGGACCGGGCCTCGTATGCGCCTCGCGTCAGGCGAAGTCCTCCGGCGTGAACTCCCTGGGCTCGACCAGGACGAGCCAGTTGCCCTGGTTGTCGCGGATGACCGCCTCCACCCCGTACGGCCGGTCGGAGGGCTCCTGGAGGATCGTCACGCCCTTGGCCGCGAGCTCCTGACAGGTCTTGCGGCAGTCGTCCACGCGCAGCCCCAGGCCGCCGGCCTGCCCCTTGTCGAGCTGCCTGCGGTAGAAGTCGGCGCCCTCGTCGTCGAGCGGCGGCCCCGGCTTCATCAGCGTGATTTCCAGCTCCGGGTGGTCCGGGTGGTTGATGGTGACCCAGCGGAACCCGTCCATCTGGATGTCGGTGTTGGAGACGAAGCCGAGGACGTCCACGTAGAAGTCGCGGGCCTCGTCCTGGTCGCGGCAGTAAAGCGTGATCAAGGAGACGTTCCGAATCATGTGGCGACGCTACTGCGACCCCTCTGACCTGGGCTTCTCCGAAATTGCACAATCGTCGTCGCGCTTGGGCGCACCACGCAGGTCGAGCACGCCGTTCATGAACAGGTAACACCCGGGGACGCGGGGGCCGCCGCGCGCCGCCCACCGGTCGCGGTATTCGCTCGGGCTCTCCCCCACCATCCGGCGGAACTTGGCCGAGAACGAGCCCAGGCTGCTGAACCCGACGGACATGCAGACCTCGGTCACGGTCAGGTTGGCGAAACGCAGCAGGTCCTGGGCGCGCTCCAGCCGCCGCCTGGTGAGGTAGCGCATCGGCGTCTCGCCGTACGCCGCCTCGAAGCAGCGGACGAAGTAGAACTTGGAGACCCCGGCGACGGCGGCGAGCCCGTCGAGATCGAGCTCGCTCCGGTAGTCGCGGTCCATGCGGTCTCTGGCCAGGCGCAGTCGCGGCAGCAACTCCGCCGGCACCACCCGCTGTCCCCTCACGGCCACGTCACGACCCTATTCGGCCCCACCGACAGATTCCCGCACGCCAGGGCCCTGGGACAGGCGAAGGCCGCCGCGGCGTCGCCACGGCGGCCTCCGTACCGCGCGGATCAGCCCAGGCCGAGCAGGCTCTTGATGGGCTCCAGCGCGAAATACACGACGAACAGCGCGCCCACGACCCACATCAGCGGGTGGAGCTCGCGCGCCTTGCCGCGGAGCACCTTGATGACGATGTAGCTCACGAAGCCCGCACCGATCCCGGCGGTGATCGAGTACGTGAACGGCATGAGCACGATGGTCAGGAACGCGGGGATCGCGGTCTCGAAGTCGCTGAAGTCGATCTCCTTGACCTGGGTCATCATCAGGAAGCCGACGACCACGAGAGCCGGGGTCGCCGCCTCGAACGGCACGATCTCCGTCAGCGGGGCGAAGAACATGGCCAGGAGGAACAGCACGCCGGTGACGATGCTCGCCAGACCGGTGCGCGCGCCCTCGCCGACGCCGGCCGCCGACTCGATGTAGGTGGTGTTGGACGACACGCTGGCCGCGCCGCCGGCCGCGGCCGCGAGGGAGTCGACGAGCAGGATCTCCTTGGTGCGCTCGACGGTCCCGTCCTCCTGCACCAGGTTGGCCTGGCGGCCCACGCCGACGATCGTGCCCATCGTGTCGAAGAAGTCGGCGAGCATGAGGGTGAAGACGAACATCACGGCCGCCAGGCCGCCGATCTTGGCGAAGCTCCCGAACAGGCTGAACTGGCCGAGCAGCGACAGGTCGGGCAGCTCGATGAAGTTCTTCGGCCACGCGGGCACGTTCAGCGACCACCCGTTGGGGTTGCTCCCGTCCGGGGTCTGCGGCCCGATCTTGCCGATCGCCTCGACGATCATGGCGAGCACGGTCGTGCCGACGATGCCGAGCAGGATGGCGCCCTTGACCCTGCGTGCGACGAGGAAGGCAGTCACGAGCAGGCCGACGACGAAGACGAGCGTGGGCCACCCGGTCAGCGAGCCGTTGCCCAGCGCGCCGAGCTTGACCGGGACCGTGGTGTTGCTCGCGTCGGGCATGCGCCGTACGAACCCGGCGTCGACGAACCCGATCAGCGCGATGAACAGGCCGATGCCGACGCTGATCGCCGTCTTGAGCTGGGCGGGGATCGCGTGGAACACCGCCACCCGGAAGCCCGTCACCACGAGGATCGCGATGACGATGCCCTCAAGCACGACCAGGCCCATCGCGTCCTCCCACGACATCTGGCTGGCGATGCCGAAGGCGAGGAAGGCGTTCAGTCCAAGGCCGGTGGCCAGGGCGAACGGCACCCGGCCGAAGACGCCCATGATGATCGTGAGGATGCCCGCGACGAACGCCGTGGCCGCGGCGACCAGCGCGATGTTGGGGTTCCGCCCGTCACCGAGGAACTGGCCCGTCTTGTCGGCGACGGTGCCGATGATGAGCGGGTTGAGCACCACGATGTAGGCCATCGTGAAGAAGGTGGCGAAGCCGCCGCGGACCTCCTGTCCGACGGACGAACCACGCGCTGAGATGGAGAAGTACCGATCGAGAAAGCCAGACGTGTTCATGGGGTTCGCATTCACGCGCGCAGAGTCGCAGGCCCTTACCATCCACGGAAAGAGCCAGGGGGGCAGCGTTGTCTTTTCGTGACGGGTTTGTCATGAAGATACCGGCATGCTGCCATGACCTTCTAAGCTGGCTGGCGTGAGCGAGCGCCGGCCGGACCCCAAGCCTCTCAGGACGAGGGACACCCTCACGATCCTGGTCGGGACGGCCCTGTGGGCGATCGCCCTGGTCGTCGTGCTGCTCGTGGTCAGGCCGGCCGATCCGCGGCCGGTCTGGGTCTGCGTCGCCGGGATCGGCCTCGGCGTGTTCGGGGTCCTCTACATCCGCCGCCGCGACGCCCGCCTGCGCGAGCCCGTCCCCGCCGCCGAAACCGGCGACCCGGAACCCCGCCGCTGACCGCGGCCCCTCTCAGCGCGCTCCGGCGAGGAGCGTCGCGATGCCGTCGAGAAGCCGCTGCAGGCCGAACTCGAACAGGGCGTCCATGTCGAAGTCGTATCCTCCGGCCGCCTGGAGGCGCTCGAACAGCGGCAGCCCGCCCCCCGCCGTGATCGCGTCGAACGCCGACTTGCGGGCGTCCATCCAGGCGTCGGCGTCGAGCCCGGTCAGCGCCTCGGCCTCCGCCTCGAACTCCAGGTTGATCGCGGTGCCCCGGATGTGGTTGAACACGGTGATGTAGGCGGTGAGCATCGTCACGGCGTCGAGGCCGTGACCGTCGAGAGCGCCGAGCACCCATTTCATGAACGGCAGCGCGCTGGGGATGAGCTGCGGTCGTGTCACGGACATGGCCGGTGCGAGCCACGGGTGCCGCCGGAACGTCGCCCACAGCATCCGGGCGGCCAGCTCGATCCTGCTCCGCCAGTGCCGGGGCGGCTCCTCGGGAAACCGCATCCGCCCGAAGACCGCCTCCATGCGCGCCATGACGCGCCGGCCGATGCGGAACCTGATCGCGGCGCAGTTCGCCAAGGCGTCGAGCATCGACCTGCCCGACTACGACCTGCCTGCCCTGCGCTGAGACCCCACGGCGCTCCCGACGGGCAGTGGGCTACAGCGAGGCCGTGGGGTCGAGGTCGGCCTCGGCGAGCAGCAGGGGCACCCGGGCGGGGTCGCGCAGCAGCGCCGCCACGGCGAGGCGGTCGCCCCACTGACCGGCCGCCCAGGCGAGACCCCTGGCCAGGCCGTCCACGCCGGTCGCGTGCACCGCGCCCTCGAAGAACCGCCACGGCACCGGCCTACCGTCCACGAGCAGCTCGTCGTGCTCGACGTACGTCGCGGGGGCGCCGGGCAGCAACGAGCGCACCTCGGGCGGCACGGGCTTCTCGGTCCCGGCCGAGGTGACCGCTCCGGTGACCACCTCACCGGCGAGCGGCAGGTCGAGCACCTCCGACAGCGCCTCGGCGAGGTCGAACGGCGCGAGCACGAGCGGCCGGTCCTCCACCAGGGCGAGCAGGTCGGGCGCCTCCACCACGACCGGGCCGTCCTCGACGTCCGCGACCGTGACCGTGCCCTTCAGCACGGCCCGTACGGCCTCGGGCGGGCTCACCCGGTCGGGATCGACGGCCGCCAGCGCGATCCACAGCGACCGCAGCTGGGCCCGGTCGACCTCAAGGGACGAGTCGGCCAGCAGGTCGAGCAGCTCTTCCGGGCCGCCGTGCGAGTCGAGCAGGTCGGCGAGCGTGGACCGGACGCCGATCATCTTCAGCGCGTCGTCGTCGATCCCCGCGGGCGCCTCGCCGTACAGGCCGAACAGCAGCGGGTCGCCCGTCGGGAGCCGCAGCTCCGTCGGCCTGCGCCCGGCGAGCACCTCGTGCCGCGACAGCCACCAGGCCGTGTAGGACGGCACCTCGACGGTCTCCCCCGCGGCGAGCACCCGCATGGGCCGCAGGGCGGCGCGCAGCGGGGGCCGCGACAGCAACGCGAGGGCGTTCTGCCAGTCGGCGACGTATTCCAGGTCGCGTACGGCGGTGAACTCCCGGACCACCGGCGGCACGTCGAGATCGGGCAGCAGGTCGAGCACGGCCTCCAGCCACTCGTCTTCGAGGTCGAGATCGTGGTCGCACTCGGCAGGGTCGAGCAGCACGTCGGAGTCGTTGACCACGGCGAAGCCGTCGAGCACCCCGGCCGCCGCCAGCACGTGCGGGCCGAACTTCTCCACCAGGTCGGGGGCGGCGACGCCGAACGGCACCTCGGGGTCGATCAGACCGGCCAGCGAGCCCTCGGCCAGCAGCAGCTCGCCCGCCGCGTAGAGCTCGCCGTCGGCGCCGCGCAGCGCCAGCTCTGCCAGCCAGGGGGCCTCCCCCGCGGTCAGGCCCGCCGCGTCGACCAGGGCCAGCACGGCCTGGGCCACCGGCTCGGGGTCGGCGCTGTGCAGCGACTCGGCCACGGCCGCGTGGGTGAGCGGGTCCTCCAGGACCGTACGCGGGGTCGCCTCGGCCGCGCCCAGCCGCAGCAGCAGCGGGTGCGCGGCGTCCGGGTGGACGATCCGCAGCCCCAGCGGCGCGAGCAGAGCAGGGTCGAAAGTTCCCGATTCCTGTGACAGCACGAGCGTGCCGCGCGGGCCGCGCACCAGGCGGCCGTCGGCCAGCGGCACGGCGATCGCGCCGATCGCCTCCGGGTCGTCGGCGGGCAGCACGTCGTAGAGCGACCGCCACCACGCCGGGTCCTTGTCCTCCACTGCCTCGCCCGACAGCATGTCGACGACGTCGGCCAGCTCGACCCGGCGCACGCCGAGCGTGGTCAGGGCCGGGTGCCGGGAGGACCAGCCCGATGGCAGCAGCCCGGGCACGATGCCGGCGATCTTCTCCAGGAACTCGGCCTGCCCCTCGACCGCCCGCGCCTGGCTGCCCGGCACGACGCCCTCGGAGATCGTCGGCAGCAGCGGCGTGTCCGGCAGCGCCCTGACGATCTCCCGCCTGATCGCCGCGTCGAGCGCGCCCTTGCCCATCAGGCCGGGCACGAGGCCGAGCAGGTCCGGGGTCGCCGGAAGCTCCCCCAGCAGCCGTACGTACGCCTCGGCGGCCCTGGCGACCAGGAAGTCGGTGAGCGGCCCGGGGGCGACGTGCCGCCGGTCGGTGGTCATCGGGAACGACGCGATCAGCAGCGCGGGCAGGTCGAGCGGCTCGTCGCTCGGCGTCGGCGCGTGCACGACCCTGGGGACGTCGCCGCGGCGGCCACCGGGGACGGCCCAGCGGACCTCCCAGTAGGGCCGGGCCCGCTCCTCGGTCGGCCGGTCGGCGAACAGCTCGGCCACCTGATCCGGGGTGAACGTGCCCGACTCGGTGACCACGTGCCAGCCCTCGGCCGAGATCGTGCGGACCTGCCCGTCCACCTCGATCTCGACGGCCTCCAGCGC
This region includes:
- a CDS encoding FAD-dependent oxidoreductase, which translates into the protein MTKRALIIGGGIAGPVTAMALQRAGIDSEVFEAYDRGAEGVGAFLTLAVNGLEALRLLDLRDLVSDLGMDTPVMEIRNARGRLLATTSQPSRTLRRADLYQALRDEAVRRGVRIHYGKRLADASATPDGVRAVFADGTGAEGDLLVGADGLRSRTRTLIDPNAPRARYVGLLNTGGYAKGVRVPGRPGVCNFIFGRRCFFGYLIHPEGDVWWFANPPSRREMTPEELAAITPERWRARLMDLFEGDTGPMREIIAATPHILPGWSTYDFPRVPKWSGERMILVGDAAHATSPSSGQGASMAIEDAVVLGKCLRDVPDLAGAFAAFERLRRDRVERVVAQGKRNGNGKAPGAGGAFVRDLILPVVMRQVEKRNALAWMHDYRITWDDPVAA
- a CDS encoding PadR family transcriptional regulator encodes the protein MSTRRSPLATAVLALVCESPMHAYRMQQLIKERHQDDVVNVAQRNSVYQTIERLLRDGLLAIRETTREENRPERTVYEATETGRETLKQWMRTMLSTPAREFPEFPAALAFLPVLTPEEALAALRQRITALEARLSALDTEMTDNLPSVPRLFLVETEFQRAQIATELEFVRGLAADLSEGRLTWDFKI
- a CDS encoding aldo/keto reductase, whose product is MEYGHLGRTGLLVSKLCLGTMNFGPLTTEEDSFAIMDRAHELGINFFDTANVYGWKKGEGITENIIGRWFAKGGGRRERTVIATKLYGSMGDWPNEEKLSALNIRRAAEASLRRMQTDYIDVYQAHHIDRDTPFEEFWEAMDILKQQGKILYVGSSNFAGWHIAKAQEAARRRNTLGLVSEQSHYNLLVRAPELEVIPACEDYGLGLIPWSPLAGGLLGGILRKIDKGRSASDQIAAQLDKHRGKIEQYEAFCDELGEDPANVGLAWLLHQRAVTAPIIGPRTVEQLDGTVRALEIKLDDKALARLDEIFPGFKTAPEEYAW
- the thpR gene encoding RNA 2',3'-cyclic phosphodiesterase, with the translated sequence MSRLFVALLPPPEALAELSTAVETVRAEWSELRWVDPALWHVTMAFLGEVPDEVLPELSARLARAAARYSPETVSFGGAGAFPSASRGRIFWVGLEAGPALTRLAGSVAAGARRAGAAETDRKRFHPHLTLARSRTRSRHGDDLRPLVGALGAFGGRRWEVSSVHLVRSHTGATVRYEQVEAYPLAVRD
- a CDS encoding MFS transporter, encoding MFRSLRTYNYRLFASGGVISNVGTWMQRTAQDWLVLDLAHGRGSALGVTVALQFLPTMLFGMFGGVIADRYPKRRILIVAQTLMGLLALTMGVLVITGTAQVWHVYAMAFTLGLVSCVEVPTRQSFVVEMVGRRDLPNAIALNSSTFNLARVVGPAVAGLLISWMGTGPIFVLNAVSFAAVISGLALMRTSELRSPEPVPRGKGQLREGLRYVGGRPDLLLPLLLVAFMAIFAQSFSTSIALMAKQAFGAGASSFGVASSAFAVGAFGGALLAARRVKPSRRFLIAGALCFGLFQVVAGLAPVYAAFLLMLVPAGMAMITVNTTANTMVQLGASPEMRGRVMGIYVLVFTGGAPIGAPLVGWLSELAGPRASVVAAGLLSMCGVCLAVLVTRMVAARVARREESAREQIVRGAAAAA
- a CDS encoding MarR family winged helix-turn-helix transcriptional regulator, whose translation is MLTNAQNLRSDAALASALRVSLARLTRRMRKQAAHHSLTPTQLATLVAVERHTSMTPGELAEHEKVQPPSVTRVIAKLEARGLLERKPHPTDRRQVTVSVTPQGAALLKEERRTKEAWLAQRLKDLTPEERATLRAAAPILEKLSTM
- a CDS encoding VOC family protein — its product is MIRNVSLITLYCRDQDEARDFYVDVLGFVSNTDIQMDGFRWVTINHPDHPELEITLMKPGPPLDDEGADFYRRQLDKGQAGGLGLRVDDCRKTCQELAAKGVTILQEPSDRPYGVEAVIRDNQGNWLVLVEPREFTPEDFA
- a CDS encoding helix-turn-helix transcriptional regulator, translating into MAVRGQRVVPAELLPRLRLARDRMDRDYRSELDLDGLAAVAGVSKFYFVRCFEAAYGETPMRYLTRRRLERAQDLLRFANLTVTEVCMSVGFSSLGSFSAKFRRMVGESPSEYRDRWAARGGPRVPGCYLFMNGVLDLRGAPKRDDDCAISEKPRSEGSQ
- a CDS encoding NCS2 family permease, which encodes MNTSGFLDRYFSISARGSSVGQEVRGGFATFFTMAYIVVLNPLIIGTVADKTGQFLGDGRNPNIALVAAATAFVAGILTIIMGVFGRVPFALATGLGLNAFLAFGIASQMSWEDAMGLVVLEGIVIAILVVTGFRVAVFHAIPAQLKTAISVGIGLFIALIGFVDAGFVRRMPDASNTTVPVKLGALGNGSLTGWPTLVFVVGLLVTAFLVARRVKGAILLGIVGTTVLAMIVEAIGKIGPQTPDGSNPNGWSLNVPAWPKNFIELPDLSLLGQFSLFGSFAKIGGLAAVMFVFTLMLADFFDTMGTIVGVGRQANLVQEDGTVERTKEILLVDSLAAAAGGAASVSSNTTYIESAAGVGEGARTGLASIVTGVLFLLAMFFAPLTEIVPFEAATPALVVVGFLMMTQVKEIDFSDFETAIPAFLTIVLMPFTYSITAGIGAGFVSYIVIKVLRGKARELHPLMWVVGALFVVYFALEPIKSLLGLG
- a CDS encoding DUF2530 domain-containing protein; the encoded protein is MSERRPDPKPLRTRDTLTILVGTALWAIALVVVLLVVRPADPRPVWVCVAGIGLGVFGVLYIRRRDARLREPVPAAETGDPEPRR
- a CDS encoding TetR/AcrR family transcriptional regulator C-terminal domain-containing protein encodes the protein MEAVFGRMRFPEEPPRHWRSRIELAARMLWATFRRHPWLAPAMSVTRPQLIPSALPFMKWVLGALDGHGLDAVTMLTAYITVFNHIRGTAINLEFEAEAEALTGLDADAWMDARKSAFDAITAGGGLPLFERLQAAGGYDFDMDALFEFGLQRLLDGIATLLAGAR
- a CDS encoding sacsin N-terminal ATP-binding-like domain-containing protein, producing MFDTARLRDTVLAAWTASPARFREDANAEEDFALGGYRDRLVVELAQNAADAALRAGVPGRLRLTLADGVLLAANVGAPLDQTGVEGLCTLRVSGKKDEVGAAGRFGVGFAAVVSVTDAPSIASRLPSGEAHGVRWSREETAALVAARPQLAAELEGREGHVPLLRLPFSDDSLEVPEGFDTLVRLPLRDEAAEQAVRRMLEEAGPALPLSMPALEAVEIEVDGQVRTISAEGWHVVTESGTFTPDQVAELFADRPTEERARPYWEVRWAVPGGRRGDVPRVVHAPTPSDEPLDLPALLIASFPMTTDRRHVAPGPLTDFLVARAAEAYVRLLGELPATPDLLGLVPGLMGKGALDAAIRREIVRALPDTPLLPTISEGVVPGSQARAVEGQAEFLEKIAGIVPGLLPSGWSSRHPALTTLGVRRVELADVVDMLSGEAVEDKDPAWWRSLYDVLPADDPEAIGAIAVPLADGRLVRGPRGTLVLSQESGTFDPALLAPLGLRIVHPDAAHPLLLRLGAAEATPRTVLEDPLTHAAVAESLHSADPEPVAQAVLALVDAAGLTAGEAPWLAELALRGADGELYAAGELLLAEGSLAGLIDPEVPFGVAAPDLVEKFGPHVLAAAGVLDGFAVVNDSDVLLDPAECDHDLDLEDEWLEAVLDLLPDLDVPPVVREFTAVRDLEYVADWQNALALLSRPPLRAALRPMRVLAAGETVEVPSYTAWWLSRHEVLAGRRPTELRLPTGDPLLFGLYGEAPAGIDDDALKMIGVRSTLADLLDSHGGPEELLDLLADSSLEVDRAQLRSLWIALAAVDPDRVSPPEAVRAVLKGTVTVADVEDGPVVVEAPDLLALVEDRPLVLAPFDLAEALSEVLDLPLAGEVVTGAVTSAGTEKPVPPEVRSLLPGAPATYVEHDELLVDGRPVPWRFFEGAVHATGVDGLARGLAWAAGQWGDRLAVAALLRDPARVPLLLAEADLDPTASL